From the genome of Rhizobacter sp. AJA081-3:
GTTCGCGCGCGACCTGCGCTGGCTGCGCGCGGCCGGCATGCACGTGGTGTTCGCGGCGGGCAATGGCGGGCCGATGGAGAATTCCAGCGTGAGCCCGGCCAACAACGCCGGCGCGCTGGCGGTGGGTGCTCTCGACGGCGAGGGCCAGATGGCGATGTTCAGCAGCCGCGGCGTGTCTGCCTGCGATGCGCGGCCCTACCCCGACGTGATGGCGCCGGGGGAGCTGCTGCGCACCACCGACCTCGCCGCCGGCAGCATGCCGATCACCACCGTGGCCACTGGCACCTCGTACGCCGCCGCATTGGTCAGCGGCGAGCTGGCGCTGCTCCTGCAGGCGCGGCCCGACATGCCGATGGCCGAGCGCGAGGCACTGCTGCGCGCCGTGCCGGGCGAGACCCGGCCGCCGCTGCTGCGCGCGCTGGGCCTGGCGCCGCGCACCGCGCCCTGACGATGCATCGCGCCAGCTCCCCCGAGCGACGCCGCAGCCTCGCCCTGCTGCTCGGCGCGGGGCTGTCCGCCCTCGTGCCGCGCCGCAGTGGCGCGACGGCGGCGGCGCGGCAGACGCAACTGCTGCATCCGAAACTCGCGCCGGTGCCGGCGGTGGCGCTGACCACGATGCGGGGCGAGTCGCGCCGGCTCGACAGCGAACTCGACAACGCCGTGCCGCTGGTGCTGAACTTCGTCTTCACCACCTGCTCGACCAGCTGCTCGCTGCAGACCGCGGTGCTCGCGCAGGTGCAGCGCGAACTCGACGGCCGCGGCCGCAAGCTGCAGCTGGCCAGCATCACCATCGATCCCGACAACGACACGCCGGAGCAGCTGCGCCGCTTCGCCAGCAGCTTCCGCACCGGGCCCGGCTGGCAGTTCTATACCGGCCGCTTCGACGACCTGCTGCGCGTGCAGAAGTATTTCGACGTCTATCGCGGCAGCAAGGCCTCGCACCCGCCGGTGCTGCTGATGCGGCGCAGCGCGCGCGCGCCCTGGTTGCGCGTCGAAGGCTTTCCCGACGCGGCCGAGCTGGTGGCGTTGATCGAATCGCTGCCGGCCGCGGGGTGATCGGCGTGCGGCTGCGCGGAGCCGTGCTTGCGCTGTGGGCGCTGGTGCTCGCCCATTCCCTGCCCTCGGCACGTGCGGCCGACACCGAGCGCGGCCGGGCGCTCTACGAAGGCCGCGTGGCGATGAACACTGTGGGTGCCTCGCCGATGTCGGCTGCCTGCGCGGCCTGCCACCGACCCAGCGGCATGGGCAACTTCGAGGGCGGCCTGGCCGTGCCGCCGATTGCCGGCGCGATGCTGTTCAAGCCGCTGGACCGCGATACGGCGCGCTTCTTTCCGGCGTCGGCGCGCTGGCGCGTGCGGCCGGCCTACGATGAGGCCTCTCTCGGCCATCTGCTGCGCAGCGGCGTCTCGCCCGACGGCGTGACGCTGCCTGCCGCGATGCCGCGCTACCGCCTCGACGATGCCGATCTCGCCGACCTGAGCGCCTACCTGCGCACGATGTCGCAGGGCACACCGCCGGGGCTGGACGCCGACACGGTGCGCGTGGCCACCGTCACCACGCCCGATGCCGACCCGCAGCGCCGTGACGCCATGCTGGCCACGCTGCAGCACTTCGTCGCGCAGAAGAACGGCCAGTCGCGCCACGAGGCGAAGCGCTCGGTGCAGTCCTCGCGCACGCGCGAGATGGTCATGTACCGCAAGTTCCGCGTCTGGCAGCTCGAGCATTGGGCGCTGCAGGGCGAGCCTTCGACCTGGGCCGCACAGCTCGATGCGCGGCAGTCGCGCCAGCCGGTGTATGCGCTGGTGGCGGGGATGGGCGGCGCACAGTGGGCACCGGTCGATGCGTTCTGCGCGCGCCACCGCCTGCCGTGCCTGCTGCCGCTGGCCGAGGCGGGCGGCGGGCGCGCGCCGGGCTTCTACAGCCTGCACTTCCATGCCGGCATCGATGCCGATGCCGCGATGGCGGCGTCGCGCCTGAAGGCGCAGGGGCTGCGCCGCGCGTCGCTCTGGGGCACGCCGGGCCCGCTGGCCGATCGCGTGCGCGGCGTGTTCGCAGGGCAGGGCGTGGCGCTGGTCGACGGCGACCAGGAAGCGCAGGCGATCGTCTCGCTGTTGCCGCCAGCGGCCCACGCGGCGCGCCTGCGCGAGGGCGACCACGGTGATCGGGCGGTGGCCTGGCTGCCCGGTACCCACGCGCTCGGTCAGGCCGAGCTGGATGCGTCGCTGCCGCGGACGCCGCGCGGCTGGATCGTCACGCCGATGCGCACTGGCGAGCCGCTCGATCGCCAGTTGCTGCGCACGCGCCTGTGGCTGCGCGGCCAGGGGCTCGAGAGTGTTCCAGCCGACGTGGCGGCCAGCACGCTGCAGGCCGCCACCGTGCTCGGCGAGGGCCTCGTGCACCTGGACTTCGGTTTCACGCCGGAATACCTGCTCGAGCTGCTCGAGCACGGGCTGGAGAACGTGATCCCCTGGAGCCCCTATCCGCGCCTGGCCATCGGGCCCGACCAGCGCATCGCTTCCAAGGGCAGCTGGGTCGGCGAGGTGCGCGAGGGGCGTGTCGACTGGCAGTGGCAGGCGTTGCCCTGACGGGGCGCGCCGCGCGGCTGCGCGCGATCAGCCGGGCACGCCCGACTCCAAGGCCATCGCCGAGCGCGACGGCATCTGCGGACGCTGTACCAGGCCGAGCTCGACCGCCAGCAACGCCAGCTCCACCGCCGAGTTCAGGCGCAGCTTGCGCATCAGGTTGGCGCGATGTTTCTCCACCGTCTTGGCGCTCAGGTTCAGGTAGGCGGCGGCGGAGCGGTTCGTGCCGCCCTCGGCGATCAGCTTGAAGATCGTGCGCTCGCGGCTGGACAGCGTGTCCCAGGGGTTCGTGTCGCGCGACTTCTGCGGGTGCAGCATGCCGTCGAGCAGCAGGCTGGCCAGGTCCTGGCCGAGGAAGCGCCGGCCCGCGAGCACCGTCTTCACCGCCAGCAGCATCTCCTCGGCGGGGCAATCCTTGCGCAGGAAGCCGGCGCAGCCGGCGCGCATCGCCTCGCTGGCGTGGATCTCGGAGTCGTACTCGCTCAGCGCCAGCACCTTCTGCTGCGGCAGCCGGCGACGGATCTGCGCGGTGGCATCGATGCCGCTGGTGCCGGGCAGCGTGAGGTCCATCAGCACCAGGTCGGGCTGCAGCTGGAGGGTCTTGACCACCGCCTCGCGCCCGTCGACGGCTTCGTCGACGACGCTGTAGTCGGGATGGGTGGCAAGCAGCGCCCGCAGGCCGTGGCGCAGCAGCGGGTGGTCTTCGGCAACGAGGATGCGGTAGCTCATGGCGTGGCTGCTGACGAGGTGACGGTGGAGGGGCTGGCGCGCGGCGGCACCGGCGGTGCCGGCGTCGCGTTGGCACGGGGAACGAACATGAAGCGCCACGACGCGTACTGCGTGGCGCCCTCGAAGGCTTCGAGCCCGGGGGCGAAGGCGGTGCGGCGCAGCGGCTCGCCGTCGGCCTGGCTGTAGACGCCGACGATCTGGTTGCCGCGCCGCACGATGCCCCACGGCAGCTCGGGCTGCATCGGGTCGGCGTAGATGCGGCGCAGGTGGCGCACCGGGTTCGGGAAGCGTGAGTCGCGCACCAGTTCGTCCAGCGACACTGGCAGGTGCTTCACCGGGCCGGGCGTGGCGCGGTGGTACGACTCCAGCGCGGCGCGGAACTGCTGGCCCACCCACAGCAACTGCGTCTCGCGTTCGCGCTGGCGAGCGGTGACGGCCGACTCGGCGAACTGCACCGCGGCCAGCCCGCCCAGCGCCAGCAGCACCACCAGGCCCATCAGCACCACGCCGCGCGAGGTTCGCACGCGATTCATCGTGCGCCTCCCGCCTCGGGCGCCGACGCGGCCACCGCCGTCGCGGTGACCACCATGCTGGAGCCACCCTCGCGCGCCACCCGATTGGGCAGGGCATCGGCCGCCGCATCGGTGGCCACGGCGGCGGCCCGGCGCGGTTCGCCGTTCAGGTCGGTCATCGTGCTCTGCACGTCGATCACGCCGCCCTTGTCGGCGTCGCGCGGCGCCACCACCACCCAGGTCGGCGATTCGGTGAAGGGGTCGACCGGGATCGCGCGCAGGTAGCGCTGCGTGACCAGGTCTTCCAGCTTGTCGGGGTAGCGGCCGCGGTCGCCGTGGAACTTGTCGATCGCCTCGCGCAGCGCGGCGAGGTTGCTCTGCAGCACCTGCTCGCGACCGCGCTCCAGCGTGGCCATGTACTGCGGCAGCGCCAGCGAGAGCAGCAGGCCGAGCATGGCCATCACGATGACCAGCTCGATCATCGTGAAGCCGCGGCAGCGGCGTGGGTTGGCGCAGCGCATCGGCGTCACCATTCGCGGTAGGGCGTGCCGTCCAGCGCGATGCCGGTGGCGGTGGAGTAGACGTCGTAGACGTCGTCGCCGTCGCGCGGGTCGTCGGGTGGGCTGACGTAGCTGCGCAGGCCCCAGGTGGAAGCCGCATCGGCACGCGCGTCGGCGAAGAACGGGTCGCGCGGCAGGCGCCGCAGGAAGTAGAGGCGGCCGCCTTTCGGGTCCTGCGCATCGGCCACACCGGTCACAAGCACCGCCAGCGAGGGCGGGTAGCCCGACTCGCCCAGGTTGCGCACGATGCGACCCTGCAGCACGGCCGCGTGGTAGCTGTCGATCGCATCGCGGATCTCGCGCAGCGAGGCGCGCAGCGCCTGCTCGCGGCTGCGCTGCACGGCCGTCTCGGTCAACGGTGCGGCCAGCATGGCCAGCACGCCGAGCAGGGCGAGCGTGACCACCAGCTCGATGAGCGTGAAGCCGCGGTGCGCGTGGATTCGTGCCATCGCGGCTCAGCCTTCGTCCGGTGCCACCGGCGGCGGCGGCGGGGGTGCGGTGCCGGCGGGGGCGCTGGGCGAAGAAGGCGCCATTGCGCGGCCCGGCTGGACGGAAGCAGGTGCGGGGCGTCGCTGGTTGGTGCCCGGTGGCGGCGAGCTGCCGGTGCCGCCAACCAGGGGCAGGCCGCTGCCGACGCCGGTGCCTGCGCCCGTCGTGGCGGCCGTCACCGTGCCGGTGCCCTGGCCTGCTGCGGTGGCGCCTCCCGCACCCGCTGGCGCGGCGCCGCCCGCCGGCGGAGTCGACAACTCCATCGGGGCGCGGCTGGCGTTGAGGATGGTGCTGCCGCCGGCCCCGCCGGCCTTCGGGCCGGTGGCCGGCTGAGCGGCCGCGGCCGCGCTACCGGCGGCGCCGTTGGAGGGCGCCAGCGCCGGCATGTCGGCTGCGTTGCCGCCGCGCGCCGCGCCGATCGGGTCAAGGCGCAGCGGCTTCTCGCGCACGATGTTCTCGGTGCCCGACCAGACGTCGCCGTTGCGTGCCTCGGGCAGTGTCTGCGGCCGGATGATGTGTGGCGTGATCGACAGCACGATCTCGCTCTTCGTCGCGTTGCCGTTGTTCGACGAGAACAGCCGCCCGGCCACCGGCACCTGGCCCAGGCCCGGCACCTTGCTCGCGGTGCTGCGGTCCTGGTCGTTGATCAGGCCGGCGAGCACCTGGGTCTCGCCGTCCTTCAGGCGCAGCGAGGTCTGCGCGCTGCGCGTGCCGATCTGGTAGGCCTGGCCCGAGTCGGTGGTGATCGTCTTGGCGATGTTGCTCACCTCGAGGTTGATCTTGATGCCCACGTCGCCGTCGGCGTAGACCTGCGGCTCGACCTCCAGCTTGATGCCGACGTCGATGTACTGGATCGAGCCGGTGATCACCGAGGACTGCCCGGCCTGCTGCGGCGTGATCAGGTTGGTGATCACCGGCACCTTGTCGCCCACCAGGATGCGCGCCTTCTCCTTGTTGCGCGTGCGGATGCGCGGGCTGGCCAGGATGTTGGTCTCGGTGTCCTGCAGCATCAGGTTCAGCGCCACGCCGAGCTGCGAGGTGACGAGGTCGTTGCGCGTGAGCGCCTTCAGGTCGCCGATGGTCCGGGCATTGGCCGGCGTGGCCACGCTGAACGCGTCGGGCCACTTGATGCCCAGGTTGGACATGCGGTCGACAGACACCTCGAGCACCTGCACCTCGAGCATCACCTCGGGGTCGGGCACGTCGTTGGCCGCGACGAGCTTCTCGGCCACCGCGATCGCGTCGGCGGTGTCGCGCATCACCAGCGTGTTGGTGCGCGCGTCGGTGACGATGTCCTTGGTCTTGAGCAGCGACTTGATGATGTTGGCCACGTGCGCCGCGTCGATGTTGCTGAGCTGGAAACTGCGCACCTTCAGCTCGTTGTATTCCTTCTGCTTGGCCGCCACCGCGGGGTAGACGAACAACGTGTTCTGGTTGAGCACGCGCTTCTCGAGCTGGTTCTGCAGCAGGATCAGGTCGATGGTGTCCTCCACCGACGCGTCCTTCACGTAGATCGTGGTCTTCAGGTCGCTCTTCACGTCGCGGTCGAGGATGATGTTCACGTTCGCCGTGCGCGACAGCGCTTCGAACACCATCTTCAGGTTGGCGTCGCGGAACTGCAGCGTCACCGGCTTGCGGAAGGCGCTCTGCGCGAGTTGCGCGCGTTCGCGCCCGGCGCGTTCGCCCTCGAGGCGCTCGTCCAGCGCCTTGAGCTGCGCGGCCACGGCGGCGTTGCCGGGCAGGTCCTTCTGCGCCCGGCGCAGCACGTCGCGCGCCGGGTCGGTCTGGCCGGCCTTGAGCATGCGCTCGGCCTGCTGGATCGCCGCCTCGCCCTTGCGCTGATCGTCGAGTTGCATCAGGCCGCGCTGGGCGCGCTCGCTGCCTTCGTCGAGCTGCAGTGCTTCCCGGTAGCGCTGGATGGCCTCGTCGACCCGGCCCGCGGTGCGGGCATCGTCGGCACGGCGCAGCACGGCCTGCGTGGCCAACTCGCGCTGGGTCAGGAAGTCGATCCGGTAGCGGGCATTGCCCGGGTCCATCTCGCTGGCCTTGCGCAGGTTCTGCAGGCCCTGCGCGACCTTGCCTTCGTGGAGCTGCTGCAGGCCATCGGAGTGCATCGACTGGGCGGCGCAGCCGGCCAGCAGCAGGGCTGCGGCCAGGGCGACGAGGCGTCGCGCCATGAATCGGTGTGCGGGTGACATCAGGAAGTTCCTCCCGCCACGACGAGCTTGAGCGTGACGTTGTTCTGGACGTGGGTGAAGACGAGCTCCTGCCCGGAGATCGCGGTGAGCTTGTAGCCGCCTTCGAGCGTGTCGCCGACGCCGGCCACCAGCAGCTTGTCGCCGAGCGACAGGAAGACGCGCGGCTTCGCCTTCGTGCCTTCGTCGAGCATGCCGACGAAGCGGTAAGGCAGAGTGGGTGGCGGCGGAGGCGGTGGTGGCGGCGGCGGCGGCGGGGGCGGTGCCGGCGGGGGCGGGGGCGGGGGCGGTGGGGGCTTGAACCATTCGCGCGCGGCGAAGGCGTCGTCCCCCGGAGCGGCTTCGATGCGCGGACGAGGTGCCGGGCTGGCATCGGCCACCCGGGTCGCCGGGGTGACCTGGGAAATCGCCCCAGCGCCGGACTCCGTCGCGGCTGCAGGCGGGGGCGCCGGCTTGCGCGCCATGCCGGGGGCCACCGCGCGCGCGGACCCATCGGGCCCGCCATTCAGCATGATCCAGGCCGACCACAGGCCGACCGCGGCCGCGCTGGCGAACAGCAGCGGGCGGCGCTTCACGGTGTCTCCTCGCTGTAGAAGAGCACCAGGCGTGCGGTGGCCTGGAGTTCCTTGGCCTGCGCCGTCGCGCGCTCGATCTGCAGGCTCTCGAGTGCCGAGTGCGGCAACTCGTTGAGCACTTCCGCCACGAAGCGCCGCACGCCCGCATAGCTGCCGGTCAGCGGCAGCGTGGCTTCCACGCGCGTGAGCGCTCCGGCGGTGGCCGCACCGAGCGAGTAGTCGGCTCGCTCCAGGCCCAGCCCGGCGCGCTGCGCGGCGCTGACCAGCCACTCGAGATCACGCCCGCGCTGCCGCGTGGACGGCAACTCGCCGCTGGGCAGGGGCGGGCGAGCCGAAGCCTCGACGGCGCGCGACGCCGGGGCGCTGGCCAGTGCGGCCCAGCGCGCCTCGAGTCGCTGTGCATCACGCTGGAGCATGGGGCGCAGCTGCCATTGCACGAGCACCGCACCGGCCAGCAGCGCCAGCCCGGCCCAGGCCGGCCAGCCCAGGTGCCGGCGCCATGCGAAGGCCAGCGTCTGCGCGCGGACCAGAAGACGCTGTCTGCCACGGAGCCAGTCGAACCGGAGCTTCATCACGAAACCTCCTTCGCCGCACTGGCCGTGGTGCGCCATCCGGCCTGGATGACGAAGCGCAGCGGCTGGCCGGGCGTGTCGCGCTCGGACTGCTGCGTGGTCAGGGCCACGTGCATGAGGCGCGGGTCTGCCTCGAGTTCGCGCAGGTAGGCGAACAGCGCCGCGGTGTTGCGGGCCTGGCCGGTGACGCGCACCAGGCCGGCCTTGGCGTCGGGTTCGAGCTTGAGCAATCCGATGTCGTTCTTGCCATGTTCCTCGAAGGTGGCGAGCAGGTCGGCCCAGGGCGCACGCAGCTCGCCCGCGACGCGCGTGGCCTGTGCCAGCCGCACACGCTCGGCCTCGGTGAGCTTGCGTGGGGCAGGGGGAAGCAGGCGCGCCGCACGCTCGTTGACCTGCGCGAGCCGGTCGCGGTTGTCGCGCTGCAACTGCCAGGCCGACGCCGCGGCGGCCGCCAGTGCCACGGCAGCGATCGTGCACAAGGCGATGCCGGCCCAGGGGCGCGGCGCACGGGCCAGGAAGTCCAGGCGGGGCAGCGGCTTCATGCAGGGCTCGCCGCATCAGAGGCCGCCGCGACCTG
Proteins encoded in this window:
- a CDS encoding cytochrome c, with product MRLRGAVLALWALVLAHSLPSARAADTERGRALYEGRVAMNTVGASPMSAACAACHRPSGMGNFEGGLAVPPIAGAMLFKPLDRDTARFFPASARWRVRPAYDEASLGHLLRSGVSPDGVTLPAAMPRYRLDDADLADLSAYLRTMSQGTPPGLDADTVRVATVTTPDADPQRRDAMLATLQHFVAQKNGQSRHEAKRSVQSSRTREMVMYRKFRVWQLEHWALQGEPSTWAAQLDARQSRQPVYALVAGMGGAQWAPVDAFCARHRLPCLLPLAEAGGGRAPGFYSLHFHAGIDADAAMAASRLKAQGLRRASLWGTPGPLADRVRGVFAGQGVALVDGDQEAQAIVSLLPPAAHAARLREGDHGDRAVAWLPGTHALGQAELDASLPRTPRGWIVTPMRTGEPLDRQLLRTRLWLRGQGLESVPADVAASTLQAATVLGEGLVHLDFGFTPEYLLELLEHGLENVIPWSPYPRLAIGPDQRIASKGSWVGEVREGRVDWQWQALP
- a CDS encoding secretin N-terminal domain-containing protein, producing MARRLVALAAALLLAGCAAQSMHSDGLQQLHEGKVAQGLQNLRKASEMDPGNARYRIDFLTQRELATQAVLRRADDARTAGRVDEAIQRYREALQLDEGSERAQRGLMQLDDQRKGEAAIQQAERMLKAGQTDPARDVLRRAQKDLPGNAAVAAQLKALDERLEGERAGRERAQLAQSAFRKPVTLQFRDANLKMVFEALSRTANVNIILDRDVKSDLKTTIYVKDASVEDTIDLILLQNQLEKRVLNQNTLFVYPAVAAKQKEYNELKVRSFQLSNIDAAHVANIIKSLLKTKDIVTDARTNTLVMRDTADAIAVAEKLVAANDVPDPEVMLEVQVLEVSVDRMSNLGIKWPDAFSVATPANARTIGDLKALTRNDLVTSQLGVALNLMLQDTETNILASPRIRTRNKEKARILVGDKVPVITNLITPQQAGQSSVITGSIQYIDVGIKLEVEPQVYADGDVGIKINLEVSNIAKTITTDSGQAYQIGTRSAQTSLRLKDGETQVLAGLINDQDRSTASKVPGLGQVPVAGRLFSSNNGNATKSEIVLSITPHIIRPQTLPEARNGDVWSGTENIVREKPLRLDPIGAARGGNAADMPALAPSNGAAGSAAAAAQPATGPKAGGAGGSTILNASRAPMELSTPPAGGAAPAGAGGATAAGQGTGTVTAATTGAGTGVGSGLPLVGGTGSSPPPGTNQRRPAPASVQPGRAMAPSSPSAPAGTAPPPPPPVAPDEG
- a CDS encoding type IV pilin protein; its protein translation is MVTPMRCANPRRCRGFTMIELVIVMAMLGLLLSLALPQYMATLERGREQVLQSNLAALREAIDKFHGDRGRYPDKLEDLVTQRYLRAIPVDPFTESPTWVVVAPRDADKGGVIDVQSTMTDLNGEPRRAAAVATDAAADALPNRVAREGGSSMVVTATAVAASAPEAGGAR
- a CDS encoding type II secretion system protein; translated protein: MNRVRTSRGVVLMGLVVLLALGGLAAVQFAESAVTARQRERETQLLWVGQQFRAALESYHRATPGPVKHLPVSLDELVRDSRFPNPVRHLRRIYADPMQPELPWGIVRRGNQIVGVYSQADGEPLRRTAFAPGLEAFEGATQYASWRFMFVPRANATPAPPVPPRASPSTVTSSAATP
- a CDS encoding PilN domain-containing protein, coding for MKPLPRLDFLARAPRPWAGIALCTIAAVALAAAAASAWQLQRDNRDRLAQVNERAARLLPPAPRKLTEAERVRLAQATRVAGELRAPWADLLATFEEHGKNDIGLLKLEPDAKAGLVRVTGQARNTAALFAYLRELEADPRLMHVALTTQQSERDTPGQPLRFVIQAGWRTTASAAKEVS
- a CDS encoding SCO family protein, which translates into the protein MHRASSPERRRSLALLLGAGLSALVPRRSGATAAARQTQLLHPKLAPVPAVALTTMRGESRRLDSELDNAVPLVLNFVFTTCSTSCSLQTAVLAQVQRELDGRGRKLQLASITIDPDNDTPEQLRRFASSFRTGPGWQFYTGRFDDLLRVQKYFDVYRGSKASHPPVLLMRRSARAPWLRVEGFPDAAELVALIESLPAAG
- a CDS encoding response regulator transcription factor codes for the protein MSYRILVAEDHPLLRHGLRALLATHPDYSVVDEAVDGREAVVKTLQLQPDLVLMDLTLPGTSGIDATAQIRRRLPQQKVLALSEYDSEIHASEAMRAGCAGFLRKDCPAEEMLLAVKTVLAGRRFLGQDLASLLLDGMLHPQKSRDTNPWDTLSSRERTIFKLIAEGGTNRSAAAYLNLSAKTVEKHRANLMRKLRLNSAVELALLAVELGLVQRPQMPSRSAMALESGVPG
- a CDS encoding type II secretion system protein; amino-acid sequence: MARIHAHRGFTLIELVVTLALLGVLAMLAAPLTETAVQRSREQALRASLREIRDAIDSYHAAVLQGRIVRNLGESGYPPSLAVLVTGVADAQDPKGGRLYFLRRLPRDPFFADARADAASTWGLRSYVSPPDDPRDGDDVYDVYSTATGIALDGTPYREW